GTTCGGCCTGGTGCTGGACGGCTCGTTCCGGGTGGACGAAATCATCCGGAGCGCCATGAGCTGGGACGTCATGGGCGGCGTGGCGAGAAGGGCCTGGGCCCGCAACGAGAACGCCCTCGCGACGGCCGCGGCCTTCAACGAAAAGCGCACGGGCGAGCACATCACCCTGCCCTACCTGGCCGACGAGGCCTACCTGACGGAGCTGGCCGGAAGGCGGCACGGCGCCGACGCCCCCGAAAGCTCCCGATAGAGAAATACAGGAAAGAAGACTCCCGATCTGCAGGCTGTCGGACGGATCATGATATCATGATATTAAGATAAACAAGGAAGGGAGATGTCATCTATGCCTGAGTTCGCAAAAAGACTGGAGTACATGGAAAGAACCGCGGGGGTGATGCGTGCCCTCTTCGGCGCGATGAGCAACCCCGAGGTCATCTCCTTCGGCGGCGGTGCGCCTGCAACGGACGCTTTGCCGGTGGAGACGATCCAGAGGATCGCAAGCGAGGTGCTGCTCCGTGAAAAACGCGGCGCGGAGGCCCTGCAGTATGGTCCGGTTCCGGGCGTGAAGCAGCTGCGGGAGATCATCGCCGGGAAATTGTTGGCTCCTGAAGGGATTGCTGCCGATCCCGACGATATTCTTGTCGTCAACGGCGGAATCGAGACCATGAACCTGATATGCCAGGTCTTTATAAACCCTGGCGACGTCATTCTCTGCGAGGCCCCCTCCTTTGTGCAGTGCGTGGAGATCTTCGAGATGTTCGAGGCTAAATGCATCGGCTGCGAGATGGACGATCAGGGACTCATCCTGGAGGACGTCGAGGAGAAAATCCGGCAATATCACCCGAAGATGGTCTATGTGATCCCCACCTTCCAGAACCCGACCGGCAGGACCCTGCCGGAGGAGCGGAGGAAGAAGCTGGCGGAGCTGGGCAGCAAGTACGACGTCATCATCCTGGAGGACGATCCCTATCGAGACCTTCGCTACGGCGGAGAGGAACTGGAGCCCATCAAGGCGTATGACAAAACCGGACATACGGTGATGGCCCACAGCTTCTCCAAGATATTCTCCCCCGGCTGCCGTCTTGGCTATGTCTACGCGGACCGAAAAATCATTGATCATCTGACCGACGCCAAAATCGCGACCAACTCCCACACGGCCATGATCCCTCAGATCCTGTGCGCGGAATTTTTCGCCAGAGGCTACTTCGACGAGCATCTGAGGAACCTTCGCGCCCTCCACAAGGAGCGCAGGGACGCCATGATGGCGGCGCTCGAGAAATACATGCCCAAAGGCGCCAAATGGGTATTCCCCGACGGCGGCCTGTTCAGCTGGGTGGAGCTCCCCGACGGCATCGACACGACGGCGCTTTTAAAGGAAGCAAACGAGCACGGCGTGGCCTATGTCGCAGGAGAGGGCTTCTTTGCCGGCAATACCGGCAGGGGGAAGAATTGTATGCGGATCAGTTTTGGCAACGTAACGCCCGA
This is a stretch of genomic DNA from uncultured Fretibacterium sp.. It encodes these proteins:
- a CDS encoding PLP-dependent aminotransferase family protein — translated: MPEFAKRLEYMERTAGVMRALFGAMSNPEVISFGGGAPATDALPVETIQRIASEVLLREKRGAEALQYGPVPGVKQLREIIAGKLLAPEGIAADPDDILVVNGGIETMNLICQVFINPGDVILCEAPSFVQCVEIFEMFEAKCIGCEMDDQGLILEDVEEKIRQYHPKMVYVIPTFQNPTGRTLPEERRKKLAELGSKYDVIILEDDPYRDLRYGGEELEPIKAYDKTGHTVMAHSFSKIFSPGCRLGYVYADRKIIDHLTDAKIATNSHTAMIPQILCAEFFARGYFDEHLRNLRALHKERRDAMMAALEKYMPKGAKWVFPDGGLFSWVELPDGIDTTALLKEANEHGVAYVAGEGFFAGNTGRGKNCMRISFGNVTPEKIDIGMKRLGELIASKLR